In one Candidatus Cloacimonadota bacterium genomic region, the following are encoded:
- a CDS encoding Tpl protein, whose product MNGLIEVKFKCDEKRYYENPHDIEVRKGQYVIVEAEKGADLGCVGNYPLDREKLELPDHYTIRKIIREASDDDIEKMNRIHEKEADAREKFLNALKDQPFEMDLVDVEYQFDGNKLTFYFMAETRVDFRDFLKVLARIFRTRIELRQINERQEIKRLGGIGPCGRELCCKNLNLNFDRVTIQMAKDQNVSVTSSKMCGLCGKLLCCLAYEEEFYKEEAEKYPEIGEEIEFNNKKMTVEKNNFLTLRIELRDENGVLTTISFDDYLEDKIKKKKTKFQAKITPKKNKRQDDE is encoded by the coding sequence ATGAATGGACTTATTGAAGTAAAATTCAAATGTGACGAAAAGCGTTATTACGAAAATCCCCATGACATAGAAGTTAGAAAAGGGCAGTATGTGATCGTGGAAGCAGAAAAAGGTGCAGACCTTGGTTGTGTGGGCAACTATCCTCTAGATAGAGAAAAACTCGAACTACCCGATCATTATACAATACGAAAGATCATCCGCGAAGCAAGCGATGATGATATCGAAAAGATGAACCGCATCCATGAAAAAGAGGCAGATGCCCGAGAAAAATTCTTGAATGCACTTAAGGATCAGCCCTTTGAAATGGATCTGGTTGATGTCGAATACCAGTTTGATGGGAACAAGTTGACGTTTTATTTCATGGCTGAAACACGTGTTGATTTTCGAGATTTTCTCAAAGTACTTGCACGTATCTTCCGAACCAGAATAGAACTTCGTCAAATTAATGAACGGCAAGAGATCAAGCGGCTTGGCGGAATTGGACCATGTGGAAGAGAATTATGCTGTAAAAATCTTAACTTGAATTTTGACCGAGTTACCATACAAATGGCGAAAGACCAAAATGTAAGCGTTACATCCTCAAAGATGTGCGGATTATGTGGAAAATTGCTCTGCTGCCTTGCATATGAAGAAGAATTTTACAAAGAAGAAGCAGAGAAGTATCCTGAAATCGGTGAAGAGATAGAATTTAACAATAAGAAAATGACCGTTGAAAAGAACAATTTCTTAACACTCAGAATCGAGTTAAGAGATGAAAATGGCGTTCTCACGACAATTAGCTTTGATGATTATCTTGAAGATAAGATAAAGAAGAAAAAAACAAAATTTCAAGCAAAAATCACCCCTAAAAAAAATAAGAGACAAGATGATGAATAA